A window of Mycolicibacterium madagascariense genomic DNA:
GAACTCGCCGGCGAGGAGGGGGTGCGCGCCCTGCGGCGGCGCCTCGGCATCCACCCGGTCTACAAGACCGTGGACACCTGCGCGGCGGAGTTCGAGGCCAAGACGCCGTACCACTACAGCAGTTACGAGTCCGACCCCGCGGCCGAGACCGAGGTCGCCCCGCAGACCGACAAGCCCAAGGTGCTGATCCTCGGCTCGGGTCCCAACCGCATCGGTCAGGGCATCGAGTTCGACTACAGCTGCGTGCATGCCGCGACGACGCTCAGCGAGGTCGGCTTCGAGACCGTCATGGTCAACTGCAACCCCGAAACGGTGTCGACCGACTACGACACCGCCGACCGGCTGTACTTCGAACCGCTGACGTTCGAGGACGTGCTCGAGGTGTACTACGCCGAATCCGTCTCGGGGGCAGGCGGTCCCGGCGTCGTCGGCGTCATCGTGCAGTTGGGCGGCCAGACGCCGCTCGGCCTCGCGCAGCGCCTCGCCGACGCCGGCGTGCCGATCGTCGGCACCAGCCCCAAGGCGATCGACCTCGCCGAGGACCGCGGTGAGTTCGGCGAGGTGCTCAAGAACGCCGGGCTGCCGGCGCCCCGGTTCGGCATGGCGACCAGCTTCGAGCAGGCCCGCCGCGTCGCCGCCGACATCGGCTACCCGGTGCTGGTCCGGCCGTCCTACGTGCTCGGCGGCCGCGGCATGGAGATCGTCTATGACGACGACACCCTGCGCGGCTATATCACCCGCGCGACGCAACTGTCGCCGGAACATCCCGTGCTCGTCGACCGGTTCCTCGAGGACGCCATCGAGATCGACGTCGACGCCCTCTGTGACGGCTCCGAGGTGTACATCGGCGGCGTCATGGAGCACATCGAGGAGGCCGGCATCCACTCCGGGGACTCGGCGTGCGCGCTGCCCCCGGTGACGCTGGGTCGCCAGGACATCGCGGCGGTCCGCCACGCCACCGAGGCGATCGCGCACGGGATCGGCGTGGTCGGACTGCTGAACGTGCAGTACGCGCTCAAGGACGACGTGCTCTACGTACTGGAGGCCAATCCGCGCGCCAGCCGCACCGTGCCGTTCGTCTCCAAGGCCACCGCGGTGCCGCTGGCGAAGGCCTGTGCCCGAATCATGTTGGGCGCCACCATCGCCGAGCTGCGCGGCGAGGGTCTGCTCGCCGCGACCGGTGACGGCGCCACCGTCTCGCCGAACGCGCCCATCGCGGTCAAGGAGGCAGTGCTGCCGTTCAACCGGTTCCGCAAGGCCGACGGTTCGCAGGTGGACTCCCTGCTCGGACCCGAGATGAAGTCGACCGGCGAGGTCATGGGCATCGACCGCGACTTCGGCACGGCGTTCGCGAAGAGCCAGACCGCGGCGTACGGGTCGCTGCCCGCCGCGGGCACGGTCTTCGTCTCGGTCGCCAACCGGGACAAGAGATCGCTGGTGTTCCCCGTCAAGCGGCTGGCCGACCTCGGGTTCCGCGTACTGGCCACGGAAGGCACCGCGGAGATGTTGCGCCGCAACGGGATTCCGTGTGACACCGTCCGCAAGCACTTCGAGGAGCCGGGCGGCGGCCGTCCCGAGCGATCGGCCGTCGAGGCCATCCGCGCGGGAGACGTGAACATGGTGATCAACACGCCGTACGGCAATTCCGGCCCTCGCATCGACGGCTACGAGATCCGTTCGGCGGCCGTGGCGATGAACATTCCGTGCGTGACGACGGTGCAGGGTGCGTCGGCGGCCGTGCAGGGCATCGAGGCGGGCATCCGCGGCGACATCGGCGTGATGTCGCTGCAGGAGTTGCACAGTCGGCTTGGCGAGGACGCTGCGACGTGACGACCTTCGGGTCGCGACTGGCCGTCGCCGTCGCCGACCGCGGACCCCTGTGCCTCGGCATCGACCCGCACCCGGAGTTGCTGACGGCGTGGGGACTCCCGGTGAGCGTCGACGGGCTGGCGGCGTTCTGCGACGTCTGCGTCGAGGCGTTCGCCGGTTTCGCCGTGGTCAAGCCGCAGGTCGCCTTCTTCGAAAGTTACGGCGCGGCAGGGTTTTCCGTGCTGGAGACGGCGATGGCCGAACTCCGCGATGCCGGCGTCCTGGTGCTCGCCGACGCCAAGCGCGGCGACATCGGCACGACGATGGCGGCCTACGCGACGGCGTGGGTGGGCGACTCACCCCTGGCGTGTGATGCCGTGACCGCGTCGCCCTATCTGGGCTACGGCTCGCTGCGGTCCCTGCTCGACACGGCGGTCGCGCACGGCCGCGGGGTGTTCGTATTGGCGGCGACGTCCAACCCGGAGGGCGCCAGCGTGCAGT
This region includes:
- the carB gene encoding carbamoyl-phosphate synthase large subunit — encoded protein: MPRREDLNHVLVIGSGPIVIGQACEFDYSGTQACRVLRAEGLQVSLVNSNPATIMTDPEYADNTYVEPITAAFVEKIFAQQAERGNKIDAVLATLGGQTALNTAVALYEGGVLEKYGVEMIGADFEAIQRGEDRQKFKDIVAKVGGESAKSRVCFTMDEVRETVQDLGLPVVVRPSFTMGGLGSGMAYSAEDVERMAGDGLAASPSANVLIEESIYGWKEFELELMRDHRDNVVVVCSIENFDPMGVHTGDSVTVAPAMTLTDREYQTMRDLGIAILREVGVDTGGCNIQFAINPHDGRLIVIEMNPRVSRSSALASKATGFPIAKIAAKLAIGYTLDEIVNDITKETPACFEPTLDYVVVKAPRFAFEKFPGADPTLTTTMKSVGEAMSLGRNFIEALGKVMRSLETPGRAGFWTGEDPDLTVDELLTRLRTATDGRIYDIEQALRQGATVEQVAEASGVDPWFVDQIGGLVSLWAELREAPVLDEELLRTAKHSGLSDRQIAALRPELAGEEGVRALRRRLGIHPVYKTVDTCAAEFEAKTPYHYSSYESDPAAETEVAPQTDKPKVLILGSGPNRIGQGIEFDYSCVHAATTLSEVGFETVMVNCNPETVSTDYDTADRLYFEPLTFEDVLEVYYAESVSGAGGPGVVGVIVQLGGQTPLGLAQRLADAGVPIVGTSPKAIDLAEDRGEFGEVLKNAGLPAPRFGMATSFEQARRVAADIGYPVLVRPSYVLGGRGMEIVYDDDTLRGYITRATQLSPEHPVLVDRFLEDAIEIDVDALCDGSEVYIGGVMEHIEEAGIHSGDSACALPPVTLGRQDIAAVRHATEAIAHGIGVVGLLNVQYALKDDVLYVLEANPRASRTVPFVSKATAVPLAKACARIMLGATIAELRGEGLLAATGDGATVSPNAPIAVKEAVLPFNRFRKADGSQVDSLLGPEMKSTGEVMGIDRDFGTAFAKSQTAAYGSLPAAGTVFVSVANRDKRSLVFPVKRLADLGFRVLATEGTAEMLRRNGIPCDTVRKHFEEPGGGRPERSAVEAIRAGDVNMVINTPYGNSGPRIDGYEIRSAAVAMNIPCVTTVQGASAAVQGIEAGIRGDIGVMSLQELHSRLGEDAAT
- the pyrF gene encoding orotidine-5'-phosphate decarboxylase, with amino-acid sequence MTTFGSRLAVAVADRGPLCLGIDPHPELLTAWGLPVSVDGLAAFCDVCVEAFAGFAVVKPQVAFFESYGAAGFSVLETAMAELRDAGVLVLADAKRGDIGTTMAAYATAWVGDSPLACDAVTASPYLGYGSLRSLLDTAVAHGRGVFVLAATSNPEGASVQCATVDGRSVAQSIVDQVGAENRGAAAGSVGVVVGATLTDVPDLGELGGPVLLPGIGAQGGRVDGLRGLGGAAPGTLLPAVSREVLRAGPDPAAVRAAADRIREAVAYLAP